GGGTGGCACCAATGACATCCTGGCGCGCGCGCTCGCGGCAGGGATTTCGCCGTTGCTGGGGCAATCGGTGATCGTCAGCAACCGCGCGGGCGCGGGCGGCAACCTGGGCGCCGCCTACGTCGCCAACTCGGCGCCCGACGGCTACACCCTGCTGCTCGCGTCCTCGGGCGTGTTCGCCATCAACAAGTGGCTGTACAAGAACCTGCCCTACGATCCCGCGACGCTGGCGCCGGTCATGCTCGCCGGCAAGGTCCCCAACGTGCTCCTGGCCAGCCCGACTTTGCCCGTGAACTCGGAAAAGGAACTGATCGCCTACGCCAAGGAGAATCCGGGAAAACTGAACTTCGCGTCCATGGGCACCGGCACCAGCGGCCACCTCATGTCCGAGCTGTTCAAGCAGCAAGCCGGCATCCAGGCGCAGCACGTTCCGTACAAGGGCAGCACCGCCGCGCTGACCGACATGCTGGGCGGACAGGTGCAGTTGATGTTCGACAACCTGCCCACGGCCCTGCCCCAGGTGAAGTCCGGCAAGCTGCGCGCTTTGGCGGTGTCCACCGAAAAGCGAACGCCCCTGTTGCCCGATGTGCCCACGGTCGCCGAAGCGGGTGTGCCCGGCTTCGAAGCGACGGCATGGTTCGGCGTCGCCGCGCCCGCCGGCACGCCCGCCGATATCATCGCCAAGCTCAACAAGGCCATGGTCAAGGTCATGGAAGACCCCAAGACCAAGGAAATGCTGGAGGCCCAGGGCGTGACATACTCGCCGAACACGGCCGCCGAGTTCGCCGCGTTCATCGCCAGCGAATCGCCCAAGTGGAAAAAGGTCGTCGAGATCTCCGGCGCGACCGCCGATTAACCAGGAATACCGCAGGAAACCCCACGATATGCAAGCCGTAATGCCCGCGCCCGCTCGCGCCCGCGAAGCATGGATAGACGCTGCCCTGAATCCCCGATCGATCGCGATCATCGGCGCGTCCGACAATCCTGACAAGATAGGCGGCCGCCCGATCAAGTACATGCTGCAGCACAAGTACGCGGGCGCGCTCTATCCGGTGAACGCCGCGCGCGAACAGGTCCAGGGCATCCGCGCCTGGCCGGACATCGCCGCGCTGCCGGAGACGCCCGACATGGCGCTGGTCTGCGTCCCGGGCGCCGCGGCGCTGGAGGCCGTCACCCAGTGCAGCCAGCGCGGTGTCAAGGTCTGCATCGTCATTTCCTCGGGCTTCGGCGAGACGGGGGCCGAAGGCCTGGCCGTGCAGCGCCGGATGGCCGAGGTGGCGGCGGCGTCCGGCATGCGTCTGGTTGGTCCCAACAGCCAGGGTCTGGCGAGCTTCGACAGCAATGCCCTGGCGACCTTCGCCACGTTGCTGGGGGAGGTGCCGCCCCAGGATGGCCCGGTAGCGATCGCCAGCCAGAGCGGCGCCATGAGCATGGTGCCCTACGCGTTGCTGCTGGCCCAGGGCATAGGCGTGCGCTACGCCTTCGCCACGGGCAACGAGGCGGATCTGACCGTGGCGGACTTCGCCTGCGCCGCGGCCGAGGATCCGGCCGTGCGACTCATTCTGCTGTATCTGGAAGACCTTGTGGATCCAGACACGCTGACCGAGGCGGCGCGCCTGGCTCGGCAGCGCGGCATCCCCATGCTCGCGCTCAAGGCCGGCGTTTCGGACCGAGGCCAGGCCGCCGCGCTGTCCCACACCGGCGCGGTGGCCACGGAGGATAAGGTGCTGGACGCCTGGTTCCGGCAGAACGGCATCCTGCGTGTCGCGGAGATGCGCAGCCTGGTGCAGGGCGCGCGCTTGCTGCTCAAGCCGCGGCGGCTGAAAGGCCGCCGCGTGGCGGTCTTGAGCAACTCGGGGGCGGCCTGCGTCATGGGGGCGGACGCCGCTGAGCGGCATGGCTTGGACGTACCACCCCTGCCGGACGACGTCAGGCAGACGATTGCGAAACTGCTGCCCAACTTCGCAAGCGCGCAGAATCCCATCGACCTGACCGCGGCGCTGCTGACGAACAACCGGTTCTTCGGCGATGTGTTGCCGCACCTGGCGGGGGATTGCTGCGACGCCCTGTTCATCAGCCTGCCGATGTCCGGCCAAGGCTACGACGCAGAGCAATTCGCCCGCGATACGGCCGCTTTCCAGGCGGATTCGGGCAAACCGGTGGTGCTTGCCTGCCCGCTGCGGCGGACGCGTGAGGTGTTCGAATCCCACGGCGTTGTCGCCTATGAGCATGACGAAGACGCCATGGCCGCTCTGGGGCAACTGGCTGCCGTGTCCGCCTTGCAATCGGAGGCGGGGCGATTGGCGGAGGCTGGGAGCCGCGCGCGCCATCCGGCCGGCGTCCCCGCCGAGACCACCCGCTTCCTCTCGGAGGCCGATAGCCTGGAGCAGCTAGAGGCCATCGGCATTCCCACGGCGCCATGGCGGCTGTGCAAGACGGACGAAGATGTGCGCCTGGCCATGCGCACCCTGGCCCTGCCCGTCGTCATCAAGGCCTGCTCCGCCGACATCCCGCACAAGTCGGAATACGGGCTGGTCAAGCTGGGCATCGGCGATGCTGACGAGGCCTGCGCCATCGCTGGAGAAATGCGCGCGACCTGCGGCAGGTTGGGCAAGTCCCTCGACGGCATCATCGTGGCGTCGATGGTGCGCGGCCGCCGCGAACTGCTGATCGGCGCGCGCTGGGACGAGAAGTTCGGCAGCGTGCTGCTGGTCGGCGATGGCGGGAAATATGTCGAGGCCATGCCGGATGCCGTTACCCTGGTGCAGCCCTTTGACCTGAGCCACGTCCTGCGGCAGCTTCGGACGCTACGCCTGGCGCCGCTGTTCAAGGAAACGCGGGGCGATCCTCCGTTGCCTGTCGAAGCACTCGCACGGCTCGCCGTCGTCGTCGGCAACTGGGTCCAGGCGGAGAATGGCCGCATAATTTCCGTCGACATCAATCCTCTGATGGCCCAGCCGCACGGCGGCCTGGTGGCCGCCGATGCACTGGTCGAGATCAATGGAAGACAGTAAGCACGACGAGTACTTCATCAACAGCCTGGCCAAAGGGCTGGCGGTGATCCAGGCCTTCAACAACGAGGCGCGCGCGCTGACGCTGTCCGAAGCGGCCGCCCGCACGGGGTTGACCCGCGCCGCGGCCAGGCGCGTGCTGCTCACCCTGGTGGAACTGGGCTTCGCATCCCGCCATGGCGACCGCCATTTCGCCTTGACGCCGCGCGTCCTGGCCCTGGGTTACGCCTATCTGTCTTCCATGCCGTTGTGGAGTTTCGCGGAGCCCGTGCTGGAAGGCCTGGTGGCCGATCTGGGCGAGACGTGCAGCATCGCCGCCATGGACGGCCACCAACTTATCTATGTCGTCCGCATTCCCGTGCACCGGACCTTGGTGCAGGATGTGTCGATAGGCTCCCGGATCCCGCTCTACTGCCACTCGGCAGGACGGGTATTGCTGTCGGGCTATACCCCTGAACAACTGGATGACTATCTGGCTCAGGCGAATCTGCTGCCGCTGACGCGCTACACCAACACGGATCGCGCCTCCCTGCGCGCCATCGTCGGCGACGTCCGCCGGCGGGGGTACGCCTGGACGTCCGGGGAAGTGGAGGAGGGGACGTGCGGACTGTCCGTGCCGATCTTCCAGCAGGGCCGGCTGATCGCCGCCCTGAACGTCAGCCGCATGAGCGCCAAGGCCGCCGAAGAAGACTGGCTCACCCGCTACCTGCCCAGCCTGAAACGTGCCGCGGCCCAACTGAGCAGCGCCCTTTCCGTGGAAAAGGCGCCCAAGATCATCCGAAAACTCGCCGACGATGCGGGGCATCAGCATGCAGAATAATTCCTTCCAGGCGCTGGCCCCCCTCTCGCTCGCCGGCCTTCCCTTGCGCAACCGCCTCGCGGTGGCGCCGATGTCCCGCATGCAAGGCTCCCCCGAGGGCCTTCCTTCCCCGGACTGCGCGGCGTATTACGCCCGCTACGCCCGGCACGGGGCTGCGCTGGTCATCACCGAGGCGTTGTACACCGATGAAATCGCGAGCCGCGCCTATTTCAACCAGCCCGGCCTGTCCGTGGACCGTCACGCCGATGCCTGGCGGCCGGTGACGGATGCCGTTCATGCCGAAGGGGCGAAGATATTCGCCCAACTGCAGCACGCAGGGCGGCTGGCCGAACCGGGGCTGAATGGCCTGGTTCTGGGCGCCACGGGCAGACCCGCCGCGGGCAATACATGGCAGACGGAAAGCCCCAACCCGGTGCCGCGCGCCGCGACGGAAGACGACTTGGAGCGGATCGTCTCGGGATTCGCCGACGCGGCCCGTCGGGCCGCCGCCGCCGGCTTCGACGGCATCGAACTGCATGGCGCGCGCGGCTATCTGATCCACGAATCCCTGAATGACGACAACGACCGCGGCGACGGGTGGGGAGGCGCGCTCGACGGACGCATGCGTCTCGCTACGCGCATTCTTGCGGCCGTCAAGGCGGCGTCCGGGGGATTGCCGGTCGGCTTCAACTACTCCATGTATTCCATGGATGATTATGGGTACAAGCCGGGCGCAGGCGTCGTGGAGCTTGAAGCGCTTTTCCGAGGTCTGCGCCGGGCTGGCGCGGACATACTGCACATCAGCACGCGCAGGACACTGCGGCCTGAGCCATGGGGCGAGACCCTGGCCCGGACCGCGGCGCGCTGCGCACCGGGTCCCTTGATTGCCGGTGGGGGGCTGACGACGCTCGACGATTGCGAACAGGTGTTCGCTTTGTCGGAGAGCACGATAGTGGCGCTGGCACGGCCTTTCCTCGCGAACCCGGACTGGATAAGGCGGTCGCTGGCGGGCGAGCCGCTCCGTGCTTATGTGCCTGGCATGGAGCGCGCTGCCCTGATGGCCTGATGCAGCGTGCTATCAAAAAAGGGGGCAAACGCTCAGTAGGTCTGTCACGGGCGGCATCGAGCATGCCGGTCCTCGTCAAGCTTGCGGCGTCCTCGACCGCAGCGACCGGACGATGCCCGCGGCCCGGTCCAGGCCATCAGCGAACTGCCGTTGTTCATCGGCGCTGAACTGGCTCAGGAATACCTCGGCAACCGTGGACTCATAGACTTTCCACATTTTCTTGCGCAGCGCTCGCCCCTCCTTGGTGATGGAGACGTACGACGCGCGCCCGTCTTCCGCCGAGCGGCTGCGCGTGACCAGGCCTTCCTGTTCCAGACGGTCGACCAGCCGCGTCAGGTTGTAGCGCTCTATGGCCAACGTATCGGCCAGCTCATGCATGCGCCGCGTTCCCTCCTGTCCACTCTCCAGCCCCCACAGCGCGTCGTACCAGGCATAAGCCGGAAGTTTTGCCGCGGCCAGACGGCTCTCTACCTCGCGAATGACCAGGCGATGGGTACGCACGAAGGAAAACCAAAGGTCCGTACCGGCAGTCGTCATGGCAAAGTCCTCTCCGTTCAAGTTGCGTTTGCAATTCTAGACCACCGCACTACAATTGCAATTACAACGATTGCAATTGCAATTCTAAAAGAGAACGATGCGTGACTGCGCCGCGCCTGACCGCCTGGATGGCTGATGACAGCCCGCTTCGACACTTCGTCTTTTGTCTGGAGAACCGCGTTGAATCACCCCTATGAATGGGTCGATGTCGATCCTCAGGAAACCCTTGAGTGGCTGGAAGCCCTGGCGGCAGTGGATGCGGTGGAGGGCCGTCCGCGCGCGCATTACCTGATCGACCAATTGGCCGAATCCGAT
This genomic interval from Bordetella genomosp. 10 contains the following:
- a CDS encoding NADH:flavin oxidoreductase; translated protein: MQNNSFQALAPLSLAGLPLRNRLAVAPMSRMQGSPEGLPSPDCAAYYARYARHGAALVITEALYTDEIASRAYFNQPGLSVDRHADAWRPVTDAVHAEGAKIFAQLQHAGRLAEPGLNGLVLGATGRPAAGNTWQTESPNPVPRAATEDDLERIVSGFADAARRAAAAGFDGIELHGARGYLIHESLNDDNDRGDGWGGALDGRMRLATRILAAVKAASGGLPVGFNYSMYSMDDYGYKPGAGVVELEALFRGLRRAGADILHISTRRTLRPEPWGETLARTAARCAPGPLIAGGGLTTLDDCEQVFALSESTIVALARPFLANPDWIRRSLAGEPLRAYVPGMERAALMA
- a CDS encoding MarR family winged helix-turn-helix transcriptional regulator, with product MTTAGTDLWFSFVRTHRLVIREVESRLAAAKLPAYAWYDALWGLESGQEGTRRMHELADTLAIERYNLTRLVDRLEQEGLVTRSRSAEDGRASYVSITKEGRALRKKMWKVYESTVAEVFLSQFSADEQRQFADGLDRAAGIVRSLRSRTPQA
- a CDS encoding acetate--CoA ligase family protein — translated: MQAVMPAPARAREAWIDAALNPRSIAIIGASDNPDKIGGRPIKYMLQHKYAGALYPVNAAREQVQGIRAWPDIAALPETPDMALVCVPGAAALEAVTQCSQRGVKVCIVISSGFGETGAEGLAVQRRMAEVAAASGMRLVGPNSQGLASFDSNALATFATLLGEVPPQDGPVAIASQSGAMSMVPYALLLAQGIGVRYAFATGNEADLTVADFACAAAEDPAVRLILLYLEDLVDPDTLTEAARLARQRGIPMLALKAGVSDRGQAAALSHTGAVATEDKVLDAWFRQNGILRVAEMRSLVQGARLLLKPRRLKGRRVAVLSNSGAACVMGADAAERHGLDVPPLPDDVRQTIAKLLPNFASAQNPIDLTAALLTNNRFFGDVLPHLAGDCCDALFISLPMSGQGYDAEQFARDTAAFQADSGKPVVLACPLRRTREVFESHGVVAYEHDEDAMAALGQLAAVSALQSEAGRLAEAGSRARHPAGVPAETTRFLSEADSLEQLEAIGIPTAPWRLCKTDEDVRLAMRTLALPVVIKACSADIPHKSEYGLVKLGIGDADEACAIAGEMRATCGRLGKSLDGIIVASMVRGRRELLIGARWDEKFGSVLLVGDGGKYVEAMPDAVTLVQPFDLSHVLRQLRTLRLAPLFKETRGDPPLPVEALARLAVVVGNWVQAENGRIISVDINPLMAQPHGGLVAADALVEINGRQ
- a CDS encoding Bug family tripartite tricarboxylate transporter substrate binding protein gives rise to the protein MRKSIFTALAAVSIAAAPAAASADTYPSKPITIVVPYGAGGTNDILARALAAGISPLLGQSVIVSNRAGAGGNLGAAYVANSAPDGYTLLLASSGVFAINKWLYKNLPYDPATLAPVMLAGKVPNVLLASPTLPVNSEKELIAYAKENPGKLNFASMGTGTSGHLMSELFKQQAGIQAQHVPYKGSTAALTDMLGGQVQLMFDNLPTALPQVKSGKLRALAVSTEKRTPLLPDVPTVAEAGVPGFEATAWFGVAAPAGTPADIIAKLNKAMVKVMEDPKTKEMLEAQGVTYSPNTAAEFAAFIASESPKWKKVVEISGATAD
- a CDS encoding IclR family transcriptional regulator domain-containing protein; translation: MEDSKHDEYFINSLAKGLAVIQAFNNEARALTLSEAAARTGLTRAAARRVLLTLVELGFASRHGDRHFALTPRVLALGYAYLSSMPLWSFAEPVLEGLVADLGETCSIAAMDGHQLIYVVRIPVHRTLVQDVSIGSRIPLYCHSAGRVLLSGYTPEQLDDYLAQANLLPLTRYTNTDRASLRAIVGDVRRRGYAWTSGEVEEGTCGLSVPIFQQGRLIAALNVSRMSAKAAEEDWLTRYLPSLKRAAAQLSSALSVEKAPKIIRKLADDAGHQHAE